A genome region from Tolypothrix sp. PCC 7712 includes the following:
- a CDS encoding pentapeptide repeat-containing protein codes for MTQTDSQQPIKTAAKILELYAAGKRNFTKAELGKANLQGVDIKGVDLSYADLNHANLSGANLRGSDLSFADLSRANLQDTDLRGALLFSANLRQANLTGAKLDKADCDRNTHFPKDFDPVQAGVQIKEG; via the coding sequence ATGACTCAAACTGATTCTCAACAGCCCATTAAGACTGCGGCTAAGATTCTAGAACTTTACGCAGCGGGAAAACGGAACTTTACTAAGGCGGAACTGGGTAAGGCTAATTTACAGGGGGTTGACATCAAAGGTGTTGACCTCAGCTATGCCGATTTAAATCATGCTAATCTCAGCGGTGCAAATCTTCGAGGTAGCGACTTGAGTTTTGCAGATTTGAGTCGCGCTAATCTCCAAGATACCGACCTGCGGGGTGCTTTGTTATTTTCAGCTAATCTCCGCCAAGCTAATTTAACAGGTGCAAAGTTAGATAAAGCCGATTGCGATCGCAATACTCATTTCCCCAAAGATTTTGACCCAGTTCAAGCAGGTGTGCAAATTAAGGAGGGATAA